In Zea mays cultivar B73 chromosome 7, Zm-B73-REFERENCE-NAM-5.0, whole genome shotgun sequence, the following proteins share a genomic window:
- the LOC103632809 gene encoding uncharacterized protein isoform X1, which translates to MEYNERVRRDYPGPACQTSLHPFPLFRLEGSSHQAVQRSKKPSLRRCTATVRARASVMGDDDGAKAASGVKQIVRLRELLHRWHFTALGAKQQQQREEEGRGHAGVPEGAVAPAIPPFVLRRLRRTETADSVSDDESCHSPEPPPDVPRGYCPVYVGPEQRRFVIPTSYLAHPVFRLLLEKAEEEFGFRHQGALAIPCETEAFKYILQCVERHDQGLSGGGGGDEAANHPTTTVLEQEPAVRRA; encoded by the exons ATGGAGTACAACGAACGAGTACGACGTGATTACCCAGGTCCTGCATGCCAGACTTCTCTCCATCCCTTTCCCTTGTTTCGTCTCGAAGGAAGCTCTCATCAAGCTGTTCAGAGATCCAAGAAACCATCACTGCGAAGGTGTACGGCGACTGTCCGTGCGCGCGCAAGCGTCATGGGCGACGACGACGGCGCGAAGGCGGCGTCGGGCGTGAAGCAGATCGTGCGGCTGCGAGAGCTGCTGCACAGGTGGCATTTCACGGCGCTGGGTgcgaagcagcagcagcagcgggaGGAGGAGGGCCGTGGCCATGCCGGCGTGCCGGAGGGGGCGGTGGCGCCGGCGATCCCGCCGTTCGTGCTGCGGCGGCTGCGGCGCACGGAGACGGCGGACTCGGTGTCGGACGACGAGAGCTGCCACAGCCCGGAGCCGCCGCCGGACGTCCCGCGGGGCTACTGCCCCGTGTACGTGGGGCCCGAGCAGCGGCGGTTCGTGATCCCCACCAGCTACCTGGCGCACCCCGTGTTCCGGCTGCTGCTGGAGAAGGCCGAGGAGGAGTTCGGGTTCCGGCACCAAGGCGCGCTCGCCATCCCCTGCGAGACCGAGGCCTTCAAGTACATCCTCCAGTGCGTCGAGCGCCACGACCAGGGCctctccggcggcggcggcggcgacg AGGCGGCGAACCACCCGACGACGACCGTGCTGGAGCAAGAACCAGCGGTGCGTCGTGCGTAA
- the LOC103632809 gene encoding auxin-responsive protein SAUR41 isoform X2, with amino-acid sequence MGDDDGAKAASGVKQIVRLRELLHRWHFTALGAKQQQQREEEGRGHAGVPEGAVAPAIPPFVLRRLRRTETADSVSDDESCHSPEPPPDVPRGYCPVYVGPEQRRFVIPTSYLAHPVFRLLLEKAEEEFGFRHQGALAIPCETEAFKYILQCVERHDQGLSGGGGGDGACTRVGNSAVW; translated from the coding sequence ATGGGCGACGACGACGGCGCGAAGGCGGCGTCGGGCGTGAAGCAGATCGTGCGGCTGCGAGAGCTGCTGCACAGGTGGCATTTCACGGCGCTGGGTgcgaagcagcagcagcagcgggaGGAGGAGGGCCGTGGCCATGCCGGCGTGCCGGAGGGGGCGGTGGCGCCGGCGATCCCGCCGTTCGTGCTGCGGCGGCTGCGGCGCACGGAGACGGCGGACTCGGTGTCGGACGACGAGAGCTGCCACAGCCCGGAGCCGCCGCCGGACGTCCCGCGGGGCTACTGCCCCGTGTACGTGGGGCCCGAGCAGCGGCGGTTCGTGATCCCCACCAGCTACCTGGCGCACCCCGTGTTCCGGCTGCTGCTGGAGAAGGCCGAGGAGGAGTTCGGGTTCCGGCACCAAGGCGCGCTCGCCATCCCCTGCGAGACCGAGGCCTTCAAGTACATCCTCCAGTGCGTCGAGCGCCACGACCAGGGCctctccggcggcggcggcggcgacggtgcGTGCACACGCGTGGGTAATTCAGCTGTCTGGTGA